Proteins from a single region of Rana temporaria chromosome 5, aRanTem1.1, whole genome shotgun sequence:
- the ACKR4 gene encoding atypical chemokine receptor 4, whose protein sequence is MKEQINTTLMTTTENYEDYKDTTFDYEHYEELCVKHDIRRFAEVFLPAFYSVAFVIGVAGNSLVIAIYAYYKKMRTKTDVYLLNLAVADLLLLFTLPFWAVDASIGWKLGNAMCKITAALYTINFSSGMQFLACISLDRFFAVTKVSSQQNFQKRCWAICIFVWMTSLMLSITDLYFSEVKEHNGKHACLPIYPKDSVKEVTALIEILEIVFCFVIPFVIMLFCYTAMAKVLLKTPNIKRSRSLKVLLTVVVVFLITQLPYNITKLWRALDIIYGLITRCETSRTIDLMMQVTGSMALFHCCLNPLLYAYMGTTFKTYITKTVKRFSSWRKQRSESVEEYAMYSESHVEETSSFSI, encoded by the coding sequence ATGAAGGAACAAATTAACACAACGCTAATGACAACAACAGAAAACTATGAGGACTACAAAGACACAACTTTCGATTATGAACATTATGAAGAACTCTGTGTAAAGCATGACATCCGGAGGTTTGCTGAGGTTTTCCTCCCAGCTTTCTATTCAGTGGCATTTGTGATTGGTGTTGCCGGCAATTCTTTAGTAATTGCCATATATGCCTACTATAAAAAGATGAGAACCAAGACTGATGTGTATCTACTGAACCTAGCAGTGGCAGATCTTTTGCTACTTTTCACCCTTCCCTTCTGGGCTGTGGATGCATCAATTGGATGGAAGTTGGGAAATGCAATGTGCAAGATAACTGCAGCTTTGTATACTATAAACTTCAGCTCAGGAATGCAATTCCTGGCTTGCATCAGCTTGGACAGATTCTTTGCAGTGACCAAAGTATCAAGCCAACAAAATTTCCAAAAACGATGCTGGGCAATCTGTATTTTTGTCTGGATGACTTCCCTGATGCTGAGCATCACTGATTTATATTTCAGTGAAGTAAAAGAACACAACGGCAAACATGCATGTCTTCCAATATATCCCAAAGATTCAGTAAAAGAAGTTACAGCCTTAATTGAAATCCTTGAGATTGTCTTCTGCTTCGTAATACCCTTTGTCATCATGTTGTTCTGCTACACGGCGATGGCCAAGGTTCTTCTAAAGACTCCAAACATTAAAAGGTCAAGGTCCCTCAAGGTATTGCTGACAGTAGTAGTAGTCTTTCTGATCACCCAGTTGCCATATAACATAACCAAATTATGGAGAGCCTTGGATATCATATATGGACTGATTACAAGATGTGAGACGAGCAGAACCATTGACCTAATGATGCAAGTGACGGGGAGCATGGCCTTGTTCCACTGCTGCCTCAACCCATTATTGTATGCATATATGGGGACTACATTTAAAACTTACATAACTAAAACCGTAAAAAGATTTAGCTCTTGGAGAAAACAAAGAAGTGAAAGTGTGGAAGAGTATGCCATGTATTCTGAAAGCCATGTTGAAGAAACCAGTAGCTTCTCCATCTAA